A window of Macrotis lagotis isolate mMagLag1 chromosome 1, bilby.v1.9.chrom.fasta, whole genome shotgun sequence genomic DNA:
acatttttttttttttttttttttgcaaggcaaatggggttaaagtggcttgcccaaggctacacagctaggcaattattaagtgtctgagaccggatttgaacccaggtactcctgactccagggccggtgctttacccactgcgccacctagccgcccccatctacATGTTTCTAACAGTGTGGTGACTTATTTGGACAAAGGACTGATGAGGAACCTTGTGAATTATCTCCTGGATATTTCAGCTAACAATAGTAGAATGGAATAATggaattagttttattttgtagGTTTTTGGATCTGAGACCATGATTAAAGAAGACAGCCAGGGGTTATTCATCTATCTACTCTCATAAACCCCTTATTATCAAAATCAAAAGCTTCCCTGAGCTGggaaggagacagaaagagacagggaaagggaaagaagtccTCCAATCCAGGCCTACTCCTCTCCAGCAAAGGACCTCCTTCCAACCATGCCTCTTTCTAGGAGGAACCATGTCTTTGAaagtctccctcctctccccaattCCAGGGGAAATGCTTAAAGAGAGGCCCAGATTGGTCAGACTTTTGCTTTCTTCAGCAGACAGGACCATCACAGACACATTATACTTTcccttatttttaacatttaaatttataGCATTCAATAAGTAGCTCTTTTCAAGGGACAAACAGGATGAGACCTTGGGAAAGAACCTTCTAAAGATAAGGACAGCAAAGTGGAGGTACTGAAGCTGTTCTTCACCTTAGTAAAATAAGCTAATAATAaactaatgaattttttttgttcataaatatttttatgccaATTTAACAAACTTTAAAcattaaatgaaaagatttgttAAAGGACATGAGAGGcaaatgaaaatgttgaaaatacTCAAATGGCTTTCCCATTTTGGAGACATGCGTCAGTTAAAATGGTCAGAACCAACCACACAAAAAGTAAAGGTGAAACGATACTGGCCATAAaaatttgataatatttatttatcatcttGGAATACAAACAGGATCTTTTAAGATGTCCAGTTAATCTGCTCAGTCATTTTGATCATCATCccaatctttttttcctgttggaGGTTTTGGCCCACCAGCTGGTCTTGCCATGattatctgttttaaaaaaacaacacagaaaaactttttaatgattCCAGTTTTAATGTCATccaatatattgtatataaatgcaaaataatatttctaaatataatcaGGTAATGTgagatactttattttcttcccctaATTTTATGTTACCACAAACAATCTTGGCAGATTGTCACCCCTAGCCCACCTTTGAAGCAAAACCTGCTATTATTGTCAGATGATATTTGAATCAAATAATCCATCTTATTATAAAATAAGTCACTGCTTTTACTACAAGTACCTTGAATAAAAACTTCAGATCTTACACTTCTCAAAAATTGGGGTGACATTTCTTTCTTGTCAAGGACCACTccttttattctctaagatcacAGACTAAGATCTTTCATGGTTCTAGATATAATCTGAAATACTCTCCCTATTTATAATGACCATATCACATTTTTCAAATTCCATTACTTAAATCAGTTAAATTAACTTTTCaattattagaattttatttttttttaactcaccTGGTCAACTCTGAGTACAGTAACTGCAGCATTAGTAGCCAACTTGATAGCCCAATATTTACCAAGGTAAGTATCTAAAATGCCAGCTTCCAACATGTCCTTTACTGCAGCAGTTTCAGCCTGCCAGTAAAACAAACTaggtttatttttcattctaaatGTGTATACACCCCAAATGCAAATTAGAAGCtacaaaaaataatcattttttagaaGCTTTGCTACTTAAGTAATGAAACCTGTATTCTTAAATATGTTAGTAGAATCAATTgagtttcaaaagaaaatagtTGTCTTCCAACCTCAATATCTAATCCaacatttttgtttccttcttgatGTACTGCATAAAGTTTAGAGATCACTTCATTAGCCTTAACTCCAGAATTTTCTGCCAGTGCCCGAGGAATAGCTTCAAATGCTTCTGCAAATTTCTTGATGGCATATTGTTCAAGTCCAGGACATGTCTAAAACAAAATACAatgtttttagtattttaattttgacCAAAGTAGAAATGAACACTCAAGAAACTGGTATACCTCTCCATAAGACGTGATCTGTTTGGCCAATTCAATTTCTGTTGCTCCACCTCCAGGCAAAAGTCGCTTATCCTATAATGAAGGACACACTAAGAATTCAAATTCGTAGTAGTTTGATAtttggattaaaaacaaaatattcatttgtaaaaaaacagTGCTCCAACATTGGCAAATTATCCAACTAAAGAGAACTTCAAAGCTACTGCttgggaggtgggagggaggggtGGCGTATCATTAGAAATAAGGTAGTGGCAAGAAAAAGTATGCTTAGATTATTTTTAGGATCTGAGAGATATCAAGACATGCTAAAGATTTACTACTGTGTTTATATTTAACCAAGCAATTTGTTTTCACATACCCTTGTGAGAACTTTGAAAGTATTAACACCATCATCAACTGCCCTTTCTATGTCATCCATTAGATTATCTGTAGAACCTCGAAGCACTATAGTAGAAATGGCACCGTCTTCTTTTTCTGTAAGAATCGAAAgattggtttgtttttatttaaggtaaatgaaaaaacaCTGTCAACCAGAAACATTTTTCAAAGACATACTTACCATGCTTAAAAACAACCACTTGTGTGTCTCCAACCTCTGATAAATAAACACTGTCACAATGGCCCATTTCTTCAAGTACAGGAGGAGtctggaaaatttttttctttttactaataTAGTCAAAGTACTAAAAACATTCCAAACATAAATAATTCAACTTACCAGTCTAGGAAGGGCAATAGCACCAACAGTTTTACACAGTCTTCGGAGATCCCATTTTGAATTCAACCTTGTAACAACAAAATGAATCTGTAATTCACTGTTAGGAAGTACCTTTTTTGTGCTAATATTAACAGACTGCACGTGAAACCCCAATTTTCTACCACAaatacttgtcatttttttttggggggcggggggTGGCACCCTGCAGGAACAGAAGGAATGGTTTTAGAATCGATGAGTGTTTAAATTCCAGATCTGGCACACACTatctatctgtatgaccttagacaaataaTAAACTAGTTCttaagtttcttcttcttctgtaagATGGGAGTAGGGAAAAGGAAGCATGTTGGAAAGCTATCTAAGGTGTCTTAAAATGCCAAAACTATGATCTAAAGAATAATGATCTATATTATATGTGTGCCTTCACACTTAAAAGGAAGGGCATACACTCTTCAGTGCATCAAAAacaattggaaagagaaatataaaaacacCAAATGTAAATTATAGAATTTCTCAATCCTccatataatttctatttctaaatatgCACTTAAATTGAACAGTCAAAGcctatatattttaagaaagcaTAAGCTCTGATTTAACTAAAGCTAGTTCTTAGATCAAACATGTGATCCATACAGATTTGATCTTGtacaaatttctatttcttcagtgAAGGTGGCAGAGCAATGGAAAAAGGGTCACACCACAATTTTCAAATTTCTGAATTGAATTACTGGAACTCTAACCTTGTTCAACCAAACTGTAGTACTGAACCCCATCTATAAAATTCAGACTACTTAAAGCTgagatctattttatttatactctctggtattatttatttttcactttttttggtaaggcaatggggttaagtgacttgctcaagatcacaagctaggtaattatagtaattatctgaggctagatttgaactcatgttctcctgactcctgatgctttatctactgtgccacctagctacaccgctgagatgaaatctgaatgagacaaaaaccaaaaagtttTCATGGGCTAAACACACTGggcttaaaatgaaatttaatagggttAAATGCAAAGTTTTACATGAATTCCAAAATACAAGCTAGCAGACAAAAGTTTTATAGAAACTTATCTAAAAAAGATCTAGTCATTTTAGCAGGTGTTAAGAAGTAACCCCTGTAATatggcaaccaaaaaaaaaaagtttaggctACACCAAAAGACATCACTTGTGGCTAGGTTAAGTTTACTTTTATATATCCATTATTTGCCTTCCTAGGGAAAACACACCTTTAGCTtcaacttcatttcatttttgcttcaTTTAAGAACTGATAGGGGCAGTTAGGAagtataatggataaagcatcagccctggagtcaggaggacctgagttcaaatctaacctcagacaattacctagcttaATATTTGAGCAATCATGCCTCCTCTCCATTGACATTTGGCAGTGAATATGGTGAGTAAACATCAAAAagcatcaccaaaaaaaaaaccaaaatcctgAATTCTTGTAACTTGACAGAAAATAAAAAGGTCATCAGTGGGAGAATTGTTTCCAAATCAATAGTTTTTGAAGCATCAACACAGGTCAAAATCAGTaccaaattagaagaataaagaTGAAGACACTGCCTGGAGTTACCACaacttttaatttgtattcaaaaagcagaaaaaaacaaaaggatacTAACAAGGAGACCAAATGATCCTTGGGAATTGCCTTGATACTTCTTTTTCCTGTTAAGCAGGGATAAATAGAAGCCAAAGACAATACCAGTTCAGTATGACCAATTGCCAAATCCAGCTAGTTATTTTTTGTATAGGCCATGATCtaagaaatattttgattatgaattgttttttaaattgataatatttatgaaaaagcTTTACTTGTAATGTGAAAATTATTTAGTAACTAATTTTGTACACTATTCCCTTCCATCTCACTAAGTGTCtcaatttttgaattatttttttttggatttttttcaaagcaatggggttaagtggcttgcccaaggccacacagctaggtaattattaagtgtctgaggttggagttgaacccaggtcctcctgactccaaggctttatttgctgtgccacctagcttctctgaatttttttttgtgccACATTGTGTAGACAAAGTTTGCCTATTGGCCAGATTACTGTATGCATCTAATGGGTAATTTACTGAATTATTCCACAGCTTGAACCAGCACtagaaatgaaaactaagaaATCACTTATTAACCGAAgttaaaaaggggaaataactcACTCAgactagaagaaagaaaaaatatataagatcaGCTTTTGGGCAGATGAAAAGGCCTAGAAATATCAAAGGTATAGGAACTAGGTGGAtgtcaaaaattcaaaaatttccaGAGTGTACCAGTAGATCAAAAACTGCCCATAGGACATAATGTCAATTTGGATGCTAAGGTCTGGTATTTCTCCACCACAAcaggaataagaattggcaatTCCCATTTCATCCAATAGGTGAGAGCAGTCAGTCAGGTTCCTTTTCAGCCCAATAGAACTTTTAGGCCTGGACTGCATTTGGGACACTGtatatcactttttttcattttttattttttgcaaggccatggggttaagtggcttgcctaaggccacacggctaggtaattattaagtgtctgaggctggatttgaactcaggtactcctgactccgaggccaatggctctatccactgcaccacctagctgcccccgtatATCACTTTaaatgatttcaaattatttcctgTTAAAGAATGCCCCAAATAACCAGTAGCCTTCAGATTATGCTAAGTGGATACATTAAAAGCATAGAATACCACAATTATTTAGAATCAAAACTCCATGTAACTCAGAGGTCATAAATTTGCTATATCATATTACCAACAAAGGCTAGTTTCTaaagagtttttttaaatataacacCAAGGAAATGTATGATCAGAAAATGGGTTGAAAGGGCTGTTCATGGGACAAGGTGGGCATAAGAAGACAGTTTAAATTTTACTGTTATCCATGGAATTCTATTTCAGTAGTTGTTAACAACTGGGAGGAGTGGGAATAGGGGTAGTAAAAGAGGCCCTgattaaaaagtgtctgaggccggatttgaactcaggtactcctgactccagggtcggtgctctatccactacgccacctagccacctgacaTTTTAATtcctaatatggtaaatattagCTCTAACCCATATAATTAACAAAAACTCATTGGGGAGGGCtcagtttttaaaagcataaaggGATTTGAAAACCACTGTCCTAGTAGGAGACTTTAAACTTGAGTAGATCTTTTATTTAGGACTTATGGAAGGATATTGCAAAGTGTCACTGGTTTCTGCAAACACACCCCAAACACACTTTATATCaagactgggtttttttttttttttgcattttataatatgcaagtgatcctttttaaaaaatataagacatttaaaaatatagaaattcttACCTGACCAACATTATATTGTATTTGTTGGCATAATGAAGAGCCATATCTGCAACTTTGCCACCTGTTACTATAACATTTGCACCAGAATCAGCAATAGCtttaacttgtgaatccataagattttcttctcctttgctaAAATTCATCAGTTCTTCTGCAGTCTTTATCAGTACTGTTCCCTGTCaagataaaatttcatttaaagtatgaaaaaccattaaaatattttttcatatgtaatttCCTATTTGTATATTCTGAAAATTCAACTTGGTTCTCTCCCCCATCTTTCATAATCTAAAAAAAGTTGCACAAGAAGACCCTTTCTGTGTTCCTCAAACTTCAGTCTCCTGGGCTAAATAATTCTCAAGACCATGGAATCCCTAGATCCAAGATTACTGTTGAAATTTTGCAGTAGAGAATAATGCATGCATCCTGGTGCTGGAAGTTTATAGGCCTTATATTCAAATGTAtacttattttatatagtttgGTGTAGATTATTGTATACTATTATATTTAAGGAAATGTCACCCACACAAAAATAGTTACAATGGTTAATCATATCCTTTTAggaattgaattttttattatccttttccTAAGTTCCCAAGTATAAAGGTTATGATTAAACACATTTACATTTCCTATAAGgcaagaaatatctcatttgagcctacAATAATCCTGAGTAGGTGCTaattattttatccccattttactgataagataATTTGGATCAGGAAGAGATTACTTACTTGCCCTGGGTCATAATTAATTTTGCCTGGGGTggaatttaaatttaggtcttccagactccaagtacAGGAGTATGGGACTCAGCTGCCTCTAAAAGACTGCACCCAGTTTTTGAAAGTAATGTTCTGgctattattttagaaaataaatgcaCATCTTCACAACTAGAATTCCTAGGTTGAGATCTACTAACCTTAGTTTCAGTTATCATGCCATCAAAAGGACAAGAGTATACTGCTATTTTAGCATCTTTCACAGAGGTTACATcaccttcagtttctttcttaaaAACCATACCATGCAATACTGAAGAGGAATAGATGCCAGAGCcctatgaaaaaaaagataatatcctGAGACCACACATGAACAAATATAGAACATAAATAGCTAGGATCCAAATGAACTAAACAGAATGCTCCCCACCCCTCCCAACCACTTTTTAATAGTTACAATATTCCTATCCAATGAATAtatctgaaaatttaataaacttTATCAGCTTGATTTAAAGCGGCACTACCCTCAAATATTCAGATAATTCTTCTGTGACCCAGAAGAATTGCTATtttgaatggaaaaaatttaTTACTTCACAGTGAAGTTAATGATAAAGCTCTTAATTTAGCTATTCTATCCCTAAAACATCATATATAGTCCCCTTTCAGGTTCATACTTTAAATATTCCAATCTGGAAGGCTATCAGAGAGTACACTTCACTGACATGGCCTTTAAGAACGAGTCCATCCATATACTAAAATTAGAGTAAAAACTTAATGCATAATAGACAAGTACTATTTTACTTTGCTGAGATGGCAATTTGCCAACTTCAGTTCATTCTGGAACAGTGTCAGTTTATTCTACTGTTGTCCAATAAACAccactaaaaagaaaaaacaaattttaatgtcTGAATCCAAAAATGTAAAATTACCATATTTTGAATTAATGACTAGAATTCCTGCAATTAAAAATTACCCAAATGATAGAAAGTAATATCCAAATAATAACTGGGACTTGTATTCAAGGCATTCCACAGATATCAGTGTACCTCCACTATGCTATTCAGGTTATTTCGGACAATCTCTAAATATCCTAAATATCAAAATTAAGCACATAAAGggttaaaaaattaagttaaataatGGCTTTCCTATGCCCAAAGTTACAggtaaaaatttaacaaaatgttttgctaaattataatgaaatatgatTTTCACAACTTACCAGAATTTTACACACTCTGATATTATCAACATTGAAGTGACCAGAATCAGGAAAAATAGATACTGTTAAAGAAATAAGATCAATTAACCATCAGCCAAGTGCCAGGTATGCTAGGGATATAagttcaaagaatgaaacaattctttttttaaatttttatttattttttaggtttccgtgtctgagactggatttgaacccaggcactcctgactccaggttcggtgctttatccactgtgccacctagccaccccatgaaacAATTCTTACTCTCAGAGAACCTGTCTTATGAGGGAGACAAGTACATACATTAACCGAACACATACAGGATAAATACAAAacgaaaaaaaagtaaatatattcaaGTATGGCAGAGAGGGCACTAGGCAACTTGAAGAAGGGAGGGTAAGGGAAGGCTTCATGCAAAAGATGGAGCTTGAGGTGTCTTAAAGGGAAGAGTTGACCCCTGTGAAACAGAGAAAGTAATGAAgtacattctaggcatggagggAGTAAGGGATTCCATGGGAAGGAGAGTAATGAAAAATGAGGCTGAAAAGATTAGTTGGGGCTAG
This region includes:
- the CCT8 gene encoding T-complex protein 1 subunit theta, with the translated sequence MALHVPKAPGFAQMLKEGAKHYSGLEEAVYRNIQACKELAQTTRTAYGPNGMNKMVINHLEKLFVTNDAATILRELEVQHPAAKMIVMASHMQEQEVGDGTNFVLVFAGALLELAEELLRIGLSVSEVIEGYEIACRKAHEILPDLVCCSAKNLRDVDEVSALLQTSIMSKQYGSEVFLAKLISQACVSIFPDSGHFNVDNIRVCKILGSGIYSSSVLHGMVFKKETEGDVTSVKDAKIAVYSCPFDGMITETKGTVLIKTAEELMNFSKGEENLMDSQVKAIADSGANVIVTGGKVADMALHYANKYNIMLVRLNSKWDLRRLCKTVGAIALPRLTPPVLEEMGHCDSVYLSEVGDTQVVVFKHEKEDGAISTIVLRGSTDNLMDDIERAVDDGVNTFKVLTRDKRLLPGGGATEIELAKQITSYGETCPGLEQYAIKKFAEAFEAIPRALAENSGVKANEVISKLYAVHQEGNKNVGLDIEAETAAVKDMLEAGILDTYLGKYWAIKLATNAAVTVLRVDQIIMARPAGGPKPPTGKKDWDDDQND